The Pirellulaceae bacterium region CTTGCATTCCGTGGAGATTTGAGGCGGCAGCGGTGCGCGTCGGGTCGAAGGCGTTCACCGAGTCAGTTATCTTGGGAGAAGTGTTGCAGCTACTAGCCGAAGACGCGGGCTATCGGACACAACACTTGCGACAATTGGGCGGCAGTCGCATTGTGTTTCAGGCACTGCAGCAGCGCGATATTATGGCCTATGTTGAATACACAGGCACCATCGACCAAGAGTTGCTGGCCGAAGTGCCAATCGCCGACTCACACCAGCGGGCGGCGGAACTTGCCAAACTGGGAATCGCCATCAGCCCCGCGCTGGGGTTCAACAATACATACGCGCTGGCCATGCGCCGCGAGCAGGCCCGGCGGTTGGGCATTGAGCGCATTTCCGATCTGTCGAAGCATCCAGACTTAAGATTCGGATTCAGCAACGAATTCATCGACCGGGTCGATGGCTGGCCGGGCTTGAGAGAGCGTTATGGATTAACGGGATTTCAAGCGTATGGGCTGGATCATGACTTAGCGTACAAGCAGTTGGCAGTAGGAGCCATCGACGTGATGGATGCCTACACGACGGATGCCAGGGTCGATCCGTCGGTACAGGTGTTGTTGGAAGACGACAAACATTATTTCCCGGAATACGCGGCTGTGATTTTGTACGCGGAGGAACTGACACGTCAGCAGCCCGATCTGGTACAGGCCTGGTTACGTTTGACGGACCACATCGACCAGCCGACGATGGCGGGGCTGAACAGTCGTGTTGAATTAGATCGGCAGACTGAAGCGCAGGTGGCGGCTGAATTTCTACGCCAGCGCTTGCAGACGCTCGTCGAGCCATCTGTGCAATCGCGACCGCAGC contains the following coding sequences:
- a CDS encoding ABC transporter permease subunit — protein: MKAYLIWAAILLVLACIPWRFEAAAVRVGSKAFTESVILGEVLQLLAEDAGYRTQHLRQLGGSRIVFQALQQRDIMAYVEYTGTIDQELLAEVPIADSHQRAAELAKLGIAISPALGFNNTYALAMRREQARRLGIERISDLSKHPDLRFGFSNEFIDRVDGWPGLRERYGLTGFQAYGLDHDLAYKQLAVGAIDVMDAYTTDARVDPSVQVLLEDDKHYFPEYAAVILYAEELTRQQPDLVQAWLRLTDHIDQPTMAGLNSRVELDRQTEAQVAAEFLRQRLQTLVEPSVQSRPQRITQYVLEHLDMVRRSLLPAILIAIPLGILVYRTRWLGQFVLAVAGIVQTIPALALLVLLIPAANALGASSVGRGSATAIIALFLYSLLPMVRNTYAGLKDVPQFYRDSAEALGLSWFWRLSYIELPLATRSILAGIKTAAVLNIGYATLGALIGAGGLGQPILTGIRLNRFDLILDGAVPAAVMALAAQGIFELLERWVLSEGLQ